In the genome of Thermotoga sp., the window CCGGGCTTGAAATTTATGACAAGGTTCTGAGAAAGATCCTCGTAAAACATGACTTCGTTTGGCACCACTTCTATTGGTCCCAGCTCATCCCCGAGAACCTTGAATCCTTTATAATCGAAAACCACGTAAGAGTCAATCTTTATTCCGAAGATCGACTCCACGATCTGAAAGAGCTTTTCCACTCCGAAAGAATTGTAGATAGAATTGATTTTTCTCCCTTCCACCATTAGATCCCGCGGTATGGAAACGAAGGAGAGTACCCTCTTTTGCCAGTCGAGCACACCAAGAACAATTACATCGGTTCGAACAGTGTGCTCAATCACTTCGTCTTTTCCGAGGACAAGAAAGATGTAAGGATTTTCCACTTCTCCTTTGAAAAGAAAAGACACCGCTTTGTTCAAGAAAACAAGGGATGATATAATTAAAAAGAAGGCCAGACTAATTGACAAGAAGAGTAACACTTTTTTCACCATGACATCACCCTGTTTGTATTCTATCACCACGGAGGTGGTATCTATGAAGATAGGTATCATTGGTCTTGGAAGGGTAGGCTCGAGCACTGCGTTTTCACTGTTGATGAAAGGATTCGCAAGAGAGATGGTGCTAATAGACATCGACAGAAAAAGGGCTGAAGGAGACGCTCTCGATCTCATACACGGTACACCATTCACAAGGCGTGCAAACATTTACGCAGGTGGATACGAAGACCTGAAGGATGTAGATGTGGTCATAGTTGCCGCAGGTG includes:
- a CDS encoding LCP family protein, with the translated sequence MVKKVLLFLSISLAFFLIISSLVFLNKAVSFLFKGEVENPYIFLVLGKDEVIEHTVRTDVIVLGVLDWQKRVLSFVSIPRDLMVEGRKINSIYNSFGVEKLFQIVESIFGIKIDSYVVFDYKGFKVLGDELGPIEVVPNEVMFYEDLSQNLVINFKPGVPYRLSGKQLLAYIRYRKDSMGDLARIERQKDVFKKLLSKALSKSPVDISRIYRKVGPYIETNIELSELLTLFSKVREGVKTQFFTLPYVVGESGEVFVDRKELSLFKKKLFEGCAKETSSLNLVVLNISSLVSRV